From Prochlorococcus sp. MIT 1223, the proteins below share one genomic window:
- the malQ gene encoding 4-alpha-glucanotransferase, whose protein sequence is MKQDNLKKPRSSGVLLHPSSLPNSPVCGTFGLAARQWLRLLAGNGIGVWQFLPLAPPDALGSPYSSPSSFAYNPWFIDVNDLVEEGFLPSSIVNELPGAGETNSKVDFALADLRSNKIGEHLRDCWNNQSIERHNEFKYWTQGQFWLKDHAIYMQIRRENNGLAWWEWESSFSKNDYKNEDLMTSHKLLEHCLLQWHLDRQWNALRKLANELGVVLFGDLPFYVSRDSADVWSNKSLFSTFKNGDLSLQSGVPPDYFSDTGQLWGTPVYRWAKHRSSRFAWWRNRVSRHLKQVDLLRVDHFRALDSYWAVPGNNETAQKGYWRSSPGLKLLSLLEKDCRGKLPLVAEDLGLITPKVECLRDYFKLPGMKILQFAFDGNLDNPYLPENIKGNNWIVYSGTHDNSTTFGWLQNIDQEIKTRILQRVSEDGESLCWKIIKIGLSTEARLFVAPMQDLLNLDDKSRLNTPGTIENNWQWRLKSFDSVTNNSIFKFGESSRAFNRSFEDALDLI, encoded by the coding sequence ATGAAACAAGATAATTTAAAAAAGCCAAGGTCCTCTGGTGTTTTATTGCATCCATCTTCTTTGCCCAATAGCCCTGTTTGCGGAACATTTGGCTTAGCTGCTAGACAGTGGTTGCGATTACTTGCGGGGAATGGAATAGGGGTTTGGCAGTTCTTGCCCTTAGCTCCTCCAGATGCGCTTGGTTCCCCTTATAGTTCTCCCTCAAGTTTTGCCTACAACCCTTGGTTTATTGATGTTAACGATTTGGTAGAAGAAGGGTTCCTTCCTTCTTCTATAGTCAATGAATTACCTGGAGCTGGAGAGACTAATAGCAAAGTAGATTTTGCTTTAGCTGATTTAAGAAGTAATAAGATCGGAGAGCATCTACGAGATTGTTGGAATAACCAAAGTATAGAAAGGCACAATGAGTTTAAGTATTGGACTCAAGGTCAGTTTTGGTTAAAAGACCATGCCATCTACATGCAAATTCGTCGAGAAAATAATGGACTTGCATGGTGGGAATGGGAATCATCTTTTAGTAAGAATGATTATAAAAATGAAGACTTGATGACTAGTCATAAATTATTGGAACATTGCTTACTTCAATGGCATTTAGACAGGCAATGGAATGCATTAAGAAAATTAGCAAATGAACTAGGAGTAGTACTCTTTGGCGATTTGCCTTTTTATGTTTCAAGGGACAGTGCAGATGTCTGGAGTAATAAATCTCTCTTCTCAACGTTTAAGAATGGAGATCTTAGTCTGCAGAGTGGAGTCCCTCCCGATTATTTCTCTGATACAGGTCAGTTGTGGGGGACTCCTGTATATAGATGGGCTAAACACAGGTCATCTAGATTTGCATGGTGGAGAAATAGAGTTAGTCGACATCTAAAACAAGTTGATTTATTACGGGTAGATCATTTTCGAGCTCTTGATTCATATTGGGCTGTTCCAGGTAATAATGAAACTGCTCAGAAAGGATATTGGAGGTCTTCTCCTGGGTTGAAACTATTAAGTCTTCTTGAGAAAGATTGTAGAGGTAAATTACCTTTAGTCGCAGAAGATTTAGGTTTGATTACTCCAAAGGTTGAGTGCCTAAGAGATTATTTTAAATTACCTGGAATGAAGATCCTTCAATTTGCATTTGATGGCAATTTGGATAATCCATATTTACCTGAAAACATAAAAGGAAATAATTGGATTGTATATAGTGGAACTCATGATAATTCCACAACATTTGGTTGGTTACAAAACATTGATCAAGAAATTAAGACCCGTATTTTGCAGAGAGTATCAGAAGATGGAGAATCACTATGCTGGAAGATTATAAAAATAGGCCTATCTACTGAAGCCAGGCTCTTTGTCGCACCAATGCAAGACTTGCTTAATTTGGATGATAAATCAAGGTTGAATACGCCTGGGACTATAGAAAACAATTGGCAATGGAGGTTGAAGTCTTTTGATTCAGTTACTAATAATTCAATTTTTAAGTTTGGAGAAAGCTCAAGAGCATTTAATAGATCATTTGAAGATGCTTTGGATTTAATTTAA